Proteins co-encoded in one Listeria ivanovii subsp. ivanovii genomic window:
- a CDS encoding GTP pyrophosphokinase family protein: protein MEQPSVDELKNWRNVMLLHRFALEEVNTKLKILNEEFQFIHDYNPMEHLKSRVKSLESIGAKLEKKNLDITPENALKHVHDIAGIRITCSFVSDIFRIHEMLAGQNDITILRVKDYVTNPKPNGYRSLHLLCEVPVFLTNRSEKMTVEIQIRTVAMDFWASLEHKIYYKYQQEAPVELVKELQDAARIITHLDEKMKNLNDQIDQYKKEKEN, encoded by the coding sequence GAACTGAAGAACTGGCGAAATGTTATGCTTCTTCATCGTTTTGCTTTAGAAGAAGTAAATACGAAACTTAAAATATTAAATGAAGAATTTCAATTTATTCATGATTATAATCCAATGGAACACTTGAAGTCTCGGGTAAAATCATTAGAAAGCATCGGTGCAAAACTGGAAAAGAAAAATCTGGATATCACCCCAGAAAATGCCTTAAAGCATGTCCATGATATTGCGGGAATTCGTATTACTTGTTCTTTTGTATCGGATATTTTTAGAATTCATGAAATGCTTGCAGGTCAAAATGATATTACGATTTTACGAGTAAAGGATTACGTGACAAATCCAAAACCAAATGGCTACCGGAGTTTGCATTTACTTTGTGAGGTACCTGTTTTCTTAACAAATCGTTCCGAGAAAATGACCGTGGAAATTCAAATCCGTACAGTTGCGATGGATTTTTGGGCGAGCCTGGAACATAAGATTTACTATAAGTATCAACAAGAAGCGCCAGTTGAATTAGTCAAAGAATTGCAAGACGCTGCGAGAATAATCACTCACTTAGATGAGAAAATGAAAAACTTAAATGATCAAATTGATCAGTATAAAAAAGAGAAAGAAAATTAA